One Kineococcus aurantiacus genomic window carries:
- the hutH gene encoding histidine ammonia-lyase: MGDVKNVLVSSGPVTVADVVAVARHGAHVDLDPAALAAVEESRARVEALAGDAEPHYGISTGFGALATRHIPADQRTQLQRSLVRSHAAGSGAEVETEVVRATMLLRLSTLMTGRTGVRAQTARAYADLLNAHLTPVVTEHGSLGCSGDLAPLAHCALAVMGEGVVRTAAGELLDAGTALARHGLEPVVLAEKEGLALINGTDGMLGQLALALDTLDTLFATADLAAALSVEALLGTDAVFADDLQALRPQPGQRVSAGNVRRALAGSPVVASHKGPGCTRVQDAYSLRCAPQVHGAGRDTAAHARAVAERELAAAVDNPVVTSDGRVESNGNFHGAPVAYVLDFLAIAVADLASISERRTDRFLDPARNHGLPAFLAHDAGVDSGLMIAQYTAAGIVSDLKRLAVPASVDSIPSSAMQEDHVSMGWAGARKLRRALDGLTRVLAIEVLTATRALDLRAPLVPGPATSAILRTVRTVVAGPGPDRFLSPEIEAVVALVASGDVLNAARSVTEID, from the coding sequence ATGGGGGACGTGAAGAACGTCCTCGTCTCCTCCGGCCCGGTCACCGTCGCCGACGTCGTCGCCGTCGCCCGGCACGGCGCCCACGTCGACCTCGACCCCGCCGCGCTGGCCGCCGTCGAGGAGTCCCGCGCCCGCGTCGAGGCCCTCGCCGGCGACGCCGAACCCCACTACGGCATCTCGACGGGTTTCGGGGCCCTGGCCACCCGGCACATCCCCGCCGACCAGCGCACCCAGCTGCAGCGCAGCCTCGTCCGCTCCCACGCCGCCGGCTCCGGCGCCGAGGTCGAGACCGAGGTCGTGCGCGCCACGATGCTGCTGCGGCTGTCGACGCTGATGACCGGCCGCACCGGCGTGCGCGCGCAGACCGCCCGGGCGTACGCCGACCTGCTCAACGCCCACCTCACGCCCGTCGTCACCGAGCACGGTTCCCTGGGCTGCTCCGGCGACCTCGCGCCGCTGGCCCACTGCGCGCTCGCCGTGATGGGCGAGGGCGTCGTCCGCACCGCCGCCGGGGAACTCCTCGACGCCGGGACCGCCCTGGCGCGGCACGGCCTCGAACCCGTCGTCCTGGCCGAGAAGGAGGGCCTGGCCCTCATCAACGGCACCGACGGCATGCTCGGCCAGCTCGCCCTCGCGCTGGACACCCTGGACACCCTCTTCGCCACCGCCGACCTCGCCGCCGCCCTGTCCGTCGAGGCCCTCCTGGGCACCGACGCCGTCTTCGCCGACGACCTGCAGGCCCTGCGCCCGCAGCCGGGCCAGCGCGTCTCCGCCGGGAACGTCCGCCGGGCCCTCGCCGGCTCCCCGGTCGTCGCCAGCCACAAGGGCCCGGGGTGCACGCGCGTGCAGGACGCCTACTCGCTGCGCTGCGCCCCGCAGGTCCACGGCGCCGGCCGCGACACCGCCGCGCACGCCCGCGCGGTGGCCGAGCGGGAACTGGCCGCCGCCGTCGACAACCCCGTCGTGACCTCCGACGGCCGCGTGGAGTCCAACGGGAACTTCCACGGCGCGCCCGTGGCCTACGTCCTGGACTTCCTGGCCATCGCCGTCGCGGACCTGGCGAGCATCTCCGAGCGCCGCACCGACCGGTTCCTGGACCCGGCCCGCAACCACGGCCTGCCCGCCTTCCTCGCCCACGACGCGGGCGTCGACTCGGGGCTGATGATCGCGCAGTACACCGCGGCGGGGATCGTCTCCGACCTCAAGCGCCTCGCCGTCCCCGCCAGCGTCGACTCCATCCCGAGCTCGGCCATGCAGGAGGACCACGTCTCGATGGGCTGGGCCGGGGCGCGCAAGCTGCGCCGGGCCCTCGACGGCCTGACCCGGGTCCTGGCGATCGAGGTCCTCACCGCCACCCGTGCCCTGGACCTGCGCGCACCCCTGGTGCCGGGCCCGGCGACCTCTGCGATCCTGCGGACCGTCCGCACCGTCGTCGCCGGTCCCGGGCCCGACCGGTTCCTGTCCCCGGAGATCGAGGCCGTCGTGGCCCTGGTCGCCTCGGGGGACGTCCTGAACGCCGCCCGTTCCGTCACCGAGATCGACTGA
- the hutU gene encoding urocanate hydratase produces the protein MSGVSHGPRPVRAHRGTELHARSWQTEAPLRMLMNNLDPEVAERPDDLVVYGGTGKAARSWEAYDAIVRTLETLEDDETLLVQSGKPVGVFRTHAWAPRVLIANSNLVGDWATWPEFRRLEVLGLTMYGQMTAGSWIYIGTQGILQGTYETFAAVADKKFGGTLAGTITLTGGAGGMGGAQPLAVTLNEGAVIVVDVDRARLQRRVDHGYLDELADDLDDALARVVAARDERRGLSVGVVGNAATVFTELLERGAPVDVVTDQTSAHDPLSYLPEGVPVEEWHELAAKDPEEFTRRSRESMAKHVQAMVGFQDAGAEVFDYGNSIREEARLGGYERAFEFPGFVPAYIRPQFAEGRGPFRWAALSGDPADIARTDRAILELFPEDEKLRRWITAAGEKVHFEGLPARICWLGYKERHLAGLKFNELVASGEISAPIVIGRDHLDSGSVASPYRETEAMADGSDAIADWPLLNALLNTASGATWVSLHHGGGVGIGRSIHAGQVTVADGTELAAQKIERVLTNDPGTGVMRHVDAGYDRAAEVARERGLRVPMWES, from the coding sequence ATGTCCGGAGTTTCCCACGGGCCCAGGCCCGTCCGCGCCCACCGCGGCACCGAGCTGCACGCGAGGAGCTGGCAGACCGAGGCCCCGCTGCGGATGCTCATGAACAACCTCGACCCCGAGGTCGCCGAGCGTCCCGACGACCTCGTCGTCTACGGCGGCACGGGGAAGGCCGCCCGCTCGTGGGAGGCGTACGACGCGATCGTGCGCACCCTGGAGACGCTGGAGGACGACGAGACGCTGCTGGTGCAGTCCGGCAAACCCGTCGGGGTGTTCCGCACCCACGCGTGGGCGCCGCGCGTCCTCATCGCGAACTCCAACCTCGTGGGGGACTGGGCCACCTGGCCGGAGTTCCGCCGCCTGGAGGTCCTGGGCCTGACGATGTACGGGCAGATGACCGCCGGGTCGTGGATCTACATCGGCACCCAGGGCATCCTGCAGGGCACCTACGAGACGTTCGCCGCCGTGGCCGACAAGAAGTTCGGCGGGACCCTGGCCGGGACCATCACCCTCACCGGCGGCGCGGGCGGCATGGGCGGCGCGCAGCCGCTGGCCGTGACGCTCAACGAGGGCGCCGTGATCGTCGTCGACGTCGACCGGGCCCGGCTGCAGCGCCGCGTCGACCACGGGTACCTCGACGAGCTGGCCGACGACCTCGACGACGCCCTGGCCCGCGTCGTCGCGGCCCGCGACGAGCGGCGCGGCCTGTCGGTCGGTGTCGTCGGCAACGCGGCGACGGTGTTCACCGAACTCCTGGAGCGCGGGGCCCCCGTCGACGTCGTCACCGACCAGACGTCGGCGCACGACCCGCTGAGCTACCTGCCCGAGGGCGTCCCCGTCGAGGAGTGGCACGAGCTCGCCGCGAAGGACCCCGAGGAGTTCACGCGACGTTCGCGGGAGTCCATGGCCAAGCACGTGCAGGCCATGGTCGGGTTCCAGGACGCGGGCGCCGAGGTGTTCGACTACGGCAACTCCATCCGCGAGGAGGCCCGCCTCGGCGGGTACGAGCGCGCGTTCGAGTTCCCCGGGTTCGTCCCGGCCTACATCCGCCCGCAGTTCGCCGAGGGCCGCGGGCCGTTCCGCTGGGCCGCGCTGTCGGGTGACCCGGCGGACATCGCGCGCACCGACCGCGCGATCCTCGAACTCTTCCCCGAGGACGAGAAGCTGCGCCGCTGGATCACCGCCGCGGGCGAGAAGGTCCACTTCGAGGGCCTGCCCGCCCGCATCTGCTGGCTGGGGTACAAGGAACGCCACCTCGCGGGCCTGAAGTTCAACGAGCTCGTCGCCAGCGGCGAGATCTCCGCGCCGATCGTCATCGGCCGCGACCACCTCGACTCCGGGTCGGTGGCCTCGCCGTACCGCGAGACCGAGGCCATGGCCGACGGGTCCGACGCGATCGCCGACTGGCCGCTGCTGAACGCCCTGCTGAACACCGCCTCGGGCGCCACCTGGGTGTCCCTGCACCACGGCGGCGGCGTCGGCATCGGCCGCTCGATCCACGCCGGTCAGGTCACCGTCGCCGACGGCACGGAACTGGCCGCGCAGAAGATCGAGCGGGTCCTGACCAACGACCCCGGCACCGGCGTCATGCGCCACGTCGACGCCGGGTACGACCGCGCCGCCGAGGTCGCCCGCGAGCGCGGGCTGCGCGTCCCCATGTGGGAGTCGTGA
- a CDS encoding formimidoylglutamate deiminase, which translates to MNFHARSAWLEGRAVADVRIAVSAGRITAVTPGVPAEPGDTVLGGLVLPGFANAHSHAFHRGLRGRTHGDGGTFWTWRTAMYALAAKLTPEVYRELATAAFTEMVLAGFTAVGEFHYLHHRPDGTPHEDPNAFALALRDAARTAGIRLVLLDALYLTSAPGEPPLPEQRRFSDGTAQAWARRVRQIPADEFFRVGVAAHSVRAVGPADLAVVAETAWDLGAPVHVHLSEQPAENEACRRAYGCTPTELLDRAGALSPALTVVHANHVTDADVALLGARQASVVACPTTEADLGDGVGRYRALADAGSVLALGTDQHAVVDPFAETRGLEGASRLGSLRRGVFAPAELLAALTTGGHRILGLDGGTLAVGQPADLVAVRTDSVRTAGSDPAQIAMTASAQDVTDVVVAGEPVVRAGVHRAVPEGRLVEVLGSFA; encoded by the coding sequence GTGAACTTCCACGCGCGGTCCGCCTGGCTGGAGGGCCGGGCGGTCGCGGACGTCCGCATCGCCGTGTCGGCGGGCCGCATCACCGCGGTGACCCCCGGGGTCCCCGCCGAACCGGGGGATACCGTCCTGGGGGGCCTGGTGCTCCCGGGGTTCGCGAACGCGCACTCGCACGCGTTCCACCGGGGCCTGCGCGGGCGGACCCACGGCGACGGCGGGACGTTCTGGACGTGGCGGACCGCGATGTACGCCCTCGCCGCGAAGCTCACCCCCGAGGTCTACCGGGAGCTGGCGACGGCCGCGTTCACCGAGATGGTCCTCGCGGGGTTCACGGCGGTGGGGGAGTTCCACTACCTGCACCACCGGCCCGACGGCACCCCCCACGAGGACCCGAACGCCTTCGCCCTCGCGCTGCGCGACGCGGCCCGGACCGCGGGGATCCGGCTGGTCCTGCTCGACGCGCTGTACCTGACGTCCGCGCCGGGTGAGCCGCCGCTGCCCGAGCAGCGCCGGTTCTCCGACGGCACCGCGCAGGCCTGGGCCCGGCGGGTCCGGCAGATCCCCGCCGACGAGTTCTTCCGCGTCGGCGTCGCCGCCCACTCGGTGCGCGCCGTCGGGCCGGCCGACCTCGCCGTCGTCGCCGAGACGGCGTGGGACCTCGGCGCGCCGGTGCACGTCCACCTGTCCGAGCAGCCCGCCGAGAACGAGGCGTGCCGCCGGGCGTACGGGTGCACGCCCACCGAGCTGCTGGACCGCGCGGGTGCCCTGAGCCCCGCGCTGACCGTCGTCCACGCCAACCACGTCACCGACGCCGACGTGGCCCTGCTCGGGGCCCGGCAGGCGTCGGTCGTGGCGTGCCCGACGACGGAGGCCGACCTCGGCGACGGGGTGGGCCGGTACCGCGCGCTGGCCGACGCGGGGTCGGTGCTCGCGCTGGGCACCGACCAGCACGCCGTCGTCGACCCGTTCGCCGAGACCCGCGGCCTGGAGGGCGCCTCCCGGCTGGGGTCGCTGCGCCGGGGCGTGTTCGCCCCGGCCGAGCTCCTCGCGGCCCTGACCACCGGCGGCCACCGCATCCTGGGCCTGGACGGCGGGACGCTGGCCGTCGGCCAGCCCGCCGACCTCGTCGCCGTCCGCACCGACTCGGTCCGCACGGCCGGGTCGGACCCGGCGCAGATCGCGATGACGGCCTCCGCGCAGGACGTGACCGACGTCGTCGTCGCCGGGGAGCCGGTCGTCCGCGCCGGGGTCCACCGGGCCGTCCCCGAGGGACGCCTCGTCGAGGTCCTGGGGAGCTTCGCGTGA
- the hutI gene encoding imidazolonepropionase — protein MSTLFTGIAELTTNDPEFDGDDLLARITDAALVVEDDRVVWTGPASRAPEADDRIDVCGRAVLPGWVDSHSHLVFAGDRTAEFEARVAGRPYAAGGIATTVAATRAATDEQLRRGLRRHVAEARAQGTTTLETKTGYGLTPAEELRAARLAAEFTDEVTWLGAHIVAPGADPGAYLAELVGPQLDAVLPHVRWADVFCETGAFDEDASRAVLLAAREKGLGLRVHGNQLTQGPGVRLAVELGAASVDHCNHLSDADVEALAGSGTVATVLPACDLSTRQPLAPARRLLDAGATIAIASNCNPGSSYTSSVAFCVATAVLQMGLTVAEAVHAATSGGARALRRTDVGRLTVGAKAHLHVLDAPSVTHLAYRPGVPLTHSVH, from the coding sequence GTGAGCACCCTCTTCACGGGCATCGCCGAGCTGACGACGAACGACCCGGAGTTCGACGGCGACGACCTCCTGGCCCGGATCACCGACGCGGCCCTGGTGGTCGAGGACGACCGCGTCGTCTGGACCGGCCCCGCCTCCCGGGCCCCCGAGGCCGACGACCGCATCGACGTGTGCGGCCGCGCGGTGCTGCCCGGCTGGGTCGACTCCCACTCCCACCTCGTCTTCGCCGGGGACCGGACGGCCGAGTTCGAGGCGAGGGTGGCCGGGCGGCCCTACGCCGCGGGCGGCATCGCCACGACGGTGGCCGCGACCCGCGCCGCGACCGACGAGCAGCTGCGCCGGGGTCTGCGCCGGCACGTCGCCGAGGCCCGCGCCCAGGGCACGACGACGCTGGAGACGAAGACCGGCTACGGCCTGACGCCCGCCGAGGAGCTGCGCGCCGCGCGGCTCGCGGCGGAGTTCACCGACGAGGTCACCTGGCTGGGCGCGCACATCGTCGCCCCCGGCGCCGACCCCGGCGCCTACCTCGCCGAGCTCGTCGGCCCCCAGCTCGACGCGGTGCTGCCGCACGTCCGCTGGGCCGACGTCTTCTGCGAGACGGGGGCGTTCGACGAGGACGCCTCCCGCGCGGTGCTCCTGGCCGCGCGGGAGAAGGGACTGGGCCTGCGCGTCCACGGCAACCAGCTCACGCAGGGCCCGGGCGTGCGCCTGGCGGTGGAGCTCGGCGCCGCCAGCGTCGACCACTGCAACCACCTGTCCGACGCCGACGTGGAGGCGCTGGCGGGCTCGGGCACCGTCGCCACCGTCCTGCCCGCCTGCGACCTGTCGACGCGCCAGCCCCTCGCGCCCGCGCGCCGGCTGCTCGACGCCGGGGCGACGATCGCCATCGCGAGCAACTGCAACCCCGGCTCCAGCTACACGAGCTCGGTGGCGTTCTGCGTCGCGACGGCCGTCCTGCAGATGGGCCTGACCGTCGCCGAGGCCGTCCACGCGGCGACCTCCGGCGGGGCCCGGGCGCTGCGCCGCACCGACGTGGGCCGCCTCACGGTCGGCGCGAAGGCCCACCTGCACGTCCTGGACGCCCCCTCGGTCACCCACCTCGCCTACCGCCCCGGCGTCCCCCTGACCCACTCCGTCCACTGA
- a CDS encoding thymidylate synthase encodes MTTTDPRVDTQYEDLLRHVLATGTPKSDRTGTGTRSVFGHQLRYDLSQGFPLVTTKRVHFKSVALELLWFLRGDGNVRWLQERGVTIWDEWADENGDLGPVYGVQWRSWPTPDGRHVDQVAEVLHTLRTDPDSRRMVVSAWNVADLGKMALAPCHAFFQFHVADGKLSCQLYQRSADLFLGVPFNIASYALLTTLVAAEVGLEPGDFIWTGGDCHVYDNHVEQVREQLTRTPYPFPRLQVARKGLFDVQYEDLEVVGYRHHPAIKAPVAV; translated from the coding sequence ATGACGACCACCGACCCGCGCGTGGACACCCAGTACGAGGACCTGCTGCGCCACGTCCTGGCCACCGGCACCCCCAAGTCCGACCGCACCGGCACGGGCACCCGCAGCGTCTTCGGCCACCAGCTGCGCTACGACCTGTCGCAGGGCTTCCCGCTGGTCACCACCAAGCGCGTCCACTTCAAGTCCGTCGCCCTCGAGCTGCTGTGGTTCCTGCGCGGGGACGGCAACGTGCGCTGGCTGCAGGAGCGCGGCGTGACGATCTGGGACGAGTGGGCCGACGAGAACGGCGACCTCGGCCCCGTCTACGGCGTCCAGTGGCGGTCCTGGCCCACGCCCGACGGCCGGCACGTCGACCAGGTCGCCGAGGTCCTGCACACCCTGCGGACCGACCCCGACTCCCGGCGCATGGTCGTCTCCGCGTGGAACGTCGCCGACCTCGGCAAGATGGCGCTGGCCCCCTGCCACGCCTTCTTCCAGTTCCACGTCGCCGACGGGAAGCTGTCCTGCCAGCTGTACCAGCGCTCGGCTGACCTGTTCCTGGGCGTGCCGTTCAACATCGCCAGCTACGCGCTGCTCACGACGCTCGTGGCCGCCGAGGTGGGCCTGGAGCCGGGCGACTTCATCTGGACCGGCGGCGACTGCCACGTCTACGACAACCACGTCGAGCAGGTGCGCGAGCAGCTCACCCGCACGCCGTACCCCTTCCCGCGGCTGCAGGTGGCGCGCAAGGGCCTGTTCGACGTCCAGTACGAGGACCTCGAGGTCGTCGGCTACCGGCACCACCCCGCGATCAAGGCTCCCGTGGCGGTGTGA
- a CDS encoding dihydrofolate reductase, giving the protein MIGLVWAQSANGVIGAGGRIPWRVPEDLAHFSRLTAGATVVMGRATWESLPARFRPLPGRRNLVLSRDGAYEPPGAEVLTDLAAALAVPGDVWVVGGSAVYEAALPVADVLVVTEVDLVVDGDARAPRVGPPWRPVETGPWTTSTAGPRFRVVTHRRGDV; this is encoded by the coding sequence GTGATCGGCCTCGTCTGGGCCCAGTCCGCCAACGGGGTCATCGGGGCCGGGGGCCGCATCCCGTGGCGCGTCCCGGAGGACCTGGCCCACTTCTCCCGGCTGACGGCCGGGGCGACCGTCGTCATGGGCCGCGCCACGTGGGAGTCCCTGCCGGCCCGGTTCCGCCCCCTGCCCGGGCGCCGGAACCTCGTGCTGTCCCGCGACGGCGCGTACGAGCCGCCCGGCGCGGAGGTGCTCACCGACCTCGCCGCCGCCCTGGCCGTCCCCGGGGACGTGTGGGTGGTCGGCGGAAGCGCCGTCTACGAGGCGGCGCTCCCGGTCGCCGACGTTCTCGTGGTGACCGAGGTGGACCTGGTGGTCGACGGGGACGCGCGCGCGCCGCGGGTGGGCCCGCCGTGGCGGCCGGTGGAGACGGGGCCGTGGACGACCTCGACGGCGGGGCCGCGGTTCCGGGTCGTCACCCACCGGCGCGGTGACGTCTAG